The Sulfurospirillum diekertiae genomic sequence CAAAAAGATGCTAGATCGTTTGTTAACTATACAGGACAAGTTGTGGCTGATGGTCCTGATGCTGATACAAATGTTAGAAATGAATGGACAGCAGGACCTCAAAGCTCAAATAAAAATGATGGTGTAACCGTTACAGTTAATAAAACAGGACAATTTGAAATTGCAAACCCTAAAGGAGATGCATTTAATGCAGATGATGGTGATGTAACCAATGGTACTTTAGTGACACCCGTAAGCATTACAGCAAATACGCCATTAACTGAAGATATTTCATTTCCTGTTGGAACTATTCTTCAAGCCGGTACCGTTTTTTCAGCTGCTACAGTTATTAATGGAACTTCGTATCCAGCAGGTCTTCCTGGTCTTGCAGCTGCTATAACGCTTACTCAAGCTGCGACTATTCCTTCAGGATCAACACTTGTTGCAAGTGCTGGTACACCTATGATTTATCCTGCAGGAACAAATTTTAAAAATGCCAATGATTACGATCTTTACCTAACAATTACAAATCTTACCAATGGAACCAATAACGTTGCTGCAAATGCAAGTTTTAGTACAACTATTAATGCCCTTCAAGGAACATTGACGTCTGGTTCATCGGTAAGAACATCTCAATCCGTTTATGCAGCAACCCATGCTTCAAGTATCGATGTTTATGATTCACTAGGTTCTAAACATACCGTAAGACTTGAGTTCACCAAAACAGGCTTTACAACTGAAGGTGGTACTGAATGGTCAGTCCTTGTTTCTGTTCCAGAACCAGGTGACATTAACCTTGGAAACTATCCTGAAAATATTGTAACGGGAACCGTTAGTTTTAATTCCGATGGTTCTTTAGCAACCTATTCTCCACGAAATTTAACTTACACCGCAAACAATGGATCAACAGGCAATCAAAATATTGAGCTAAAATTCGGAACATTGGGACAATTTGACGGTATGACCAGCTTTGATAAAGACTCTAACACTTCTGGTATTAGCCAAGATGGTTATGCAGGTGGTGATCTTAATGGTCTAAGCGTTGATGAAACGGGAACAGTTATCGGTAGTTTTACCAACGGACGTAGTTTTGCGCTCGCACAAGTGGCGATGGCGACCTTTACCAACAATCAAGGTTTAGAGAGTGATGGCGGTAACTGTTTTGTCCAAACCTCAAATTCTGGTGATCCTATTGTTGGACAAGCTTCAACGGGTGGTAAAGGTACGATTCAAGCAAGTTCACTTGAGATGAGTAACGTGGATCTTTCTCGTTCTTTAACACAGTTAATTGTTATTCAAAGAGGTTATCAAGCAAACTCAAAAACGATCACAACCGCGGATGAGATGCTCAACACCCTGCTCCAACTCAAATAGATTTTTTTAGCTTACATGTAATACAATGAGTCCCAAAAAAACTTGGGACTCAACACATGAAAATCACACTCAACCATTACACACCCCTGCTTATTTGTGCTGATGCTATTCGTACCTGCTGGCAAAGTTTTGACAAAAGCGACGAAGGTGGCGAAAAAGATAAAGAACTCATTGATCGTGTTGGCAATAAAT encodes the following:
- the flgE gene encoding flagellar hook protein FlgE, whose translation is MMRSLWAGVTGLQAHQIAMDVEGNNIANVNTTGYKYSRANFSDLLSQTAKIATAPQGELGGKNAMQIGLGTQISTVTKIFKQGSIETTDKTTDLAIQGDGFFVVSPDGGSTYKYTRSGDFTFDANGNFVDTNGYIAQGWNRDKSTLAIDSTSPIANITIPPGLTTPANASTYISVKANLDSGASVGTHKSVIYSLDQDHGWVDTNGDGIQEATETHDENDAGSNMFNTSKALYERGQDFGALFNSDGNAFNITTGQGVWTSFAQAKTNTFTIVHDPSGTTTIDLTLNGESITGSIASTDDATVASYVQGLVDAKSGKTGVKANITGGTGLYLTNDNQSGTEAASKNIKLTKNGTDTTALVSTSVITAYQYTYSASPLNTTHSYDDGVERTFTTTEDLREALQKDARSFVNYTGQVVADGPDADTNVRNEWTAGPQSSNKNDGVTVTVNKTGQFEIANPKGDAFNADDGDVTNGTLVTPVSITANTPLTEDISFPVGTILQAGTVFSAATVINGTSYPAGLPGLAAAITLTQAATIPSGSTLVASAGTPMIYPAGTNFKNANDYDLYLTITNLTNGTNNVAANASFSTTINALQGTLTSGSSVRTSQSVYAATHASSIDVYDSLGSKHTVRLEFTKTGFTTEGGTEWSVLVSVPEPGDINLGNYPENIVTGTVSFNSDGSLATYSPRNLTYTANNGSTGNQNIELKFGTLGQFDGMTSFDKDSNTSGISQDGYAGGDLNGLSVDETGTVIGSFTNGRSFALAQVAMATFTNNQGLESDGGNCFVQTSNSGDPIVGQASTGGKGTIQASSLEMSNVDLSRSLTQLIVIQRGYQANSKTITTADEMLNTLLQLK